In Leishmania braziliensis MHOM/BR/75/M2904 complete genome, chromosome 31, one genomic interval encodes:
- a CDS encoding putative protein kinase, with product MLQEGAVETAPSSQVHHPEVSATVSCGSAVDHSVPVSVSVSISAVEASASAKSSPHREPRSSSTNSPKELRRSQRCYEGAKPCEVFSTPPMHEAVSNEEKQLSLLHGRLACSSDMQLRATQAVCTCMPAPNEHMEIVPLLTSQSPVESLYSSNPAAAASISTLDDPSKITMASVSSLSLNDDSSMDSELHLRTNSLVYYSPHIHLDASVESLETDAALHRSHAVISSPTSCLHASSVVAPCAGVSSPLSSQARESMTLTKLRVESPCGEGSRSSSPTVMPGDASCIISDTFAPTPEKPDRLPLRTLTSEEGACVPPLSTPTTTQHTVPPTTTTQVAKQAVNAKGGVIPTVPAISLPVARSAPISDSERSLTSIPVLGYGPRSTPNACSLASARSCRSARSARHSNRYSSTLRNDVPDLKELFPTLPEELYIARDRLCISHDRKRRLGSGAYGIVQQAELYPPGVEVPRIFTPTTESLASASIASTPRFSPANGCVSTHSFSSIAAAIGVSENVGGVSNSVHCGAEQTSGPGTIVPVAETSGHTHLGAVSMFSSNSITPAELPLHQQPYNEQTALFYNSLGPGVRWSSAVEFVKDPSWARAPSLSDSPTPNVTAVQSTVLSAPSASHETPVFGAVSPASPATPSSPPLSPFFDRPLRRETTAVTPMDFSGQMQGDLQLPAGLELRLGQTAGLCADSLTSSPVLPGHPRGSDHSAATAADNTDDSTVRRSICEERRDCPTSVLVSARPARAEGDAVEGETEPDMECTVTSSTGRQTLESPLSPIEKGYTYRSSTMRVGHRVASEHEDESEGSRPRTYASFTSPTTRCDSLDTALTAATEGRQTSRCETVVPPVTVDVSLHCTLSQTPNLVSSKLVNDVDAADHTAQAVAMVGADTNDKAQVEGYCCPPNVLPCAVVKENSCIDAPPAVVAPAQVIYIRPSDPLSTVGRCATELTTVGDREEGKEDEPAEKTSAGLESQGTEVRRQGIQESREVSGASFLMRVSCPELQLTCDGAGDEMLAPTAQQAIKRTVQAAREEHRRTVNQTEEMEQQPGAGLSLRRRGHGSSSARLVVQDEARSDGEGATAISTDVVVTAAAQKAERATQRFTHLSTGTPTLTSAPTAKGTNTGFFDSLTHVRGGAGASETLGGQVAPGSISSSLISGSTILTGAAATTSTVSATSTLRPGSLGGVLLSSGITNPLQSSFDFSRNPIARYDVNSSMMSDALSNGTVPFRSVATKVIEKMDLARNTMKLNAFHNELRMASRLHHPCLVNVFGVAEDAANFYLVMDLAEKGNLAQYQEQFGVGATREMAPRFMADVVLALEYLRDGSQHSYWMTPSHDSAGDILLHDRSRSTSRKVGIRGATGAASTMEPHGFSDSTCLHSSYQDSERTAAAAAPKGLALCASITPLPSQPTGETEGTGDIGEDMCSSTSVLGLAWQESLCEPSELPSHTSSIAFGHEPPAPPHALTFPRQQSDTGGFLALQDSIIVHRDLKPENLLLTWDFHVKLADFGDACFYGDDEANNFGGTPSYISPEVVARCKASPYSDLWALGCVLYELLVGERLFSGSLVEVGNAVQKFKPESLVFPDLLMSKTANSSGAEGKGAQGRGSGAGAAISEAAKDLVRQLLQPVPEERLGSAERGGFDALKAHSFFAEINWEKVLQTSNMTTTNTNYTAELAEYLEPAEMMVYCSPVKLLPNVEGGSCKEYLNGKGSSTNSRNTQGMLVMVLTDAPRLFLVNPDLDMVQLEIPWSMELHVRVLRAECFTITVPVSDALRSLLTPAPESPLSPKTTSGTNPMLSSSSFSAATASMITCTFFDFNRRADLWGVKIHHVQSMCSERPAPGSAAWASLSRHHSPPAIPMAGEGSHFPLFVASSPPQPQNQKCRGTFTPSPYSGSGCLQPQRGTPCTMRTGSLGNMTISSSEHSIGAPRSCAELSSYACGGALSARITPVARARFAPSAHCSTVSPSSAFTVSNSAAAATPGASSVMLRSSDLVQPPSCIGAALPSRQRRSNIVTVTIASSIANDPPRGFLHTSRVNVGSTESTSGPKSLLGFGCTKTEMWVGHATPPALCNTTNTSPNTTGVSTTSTIIIPVCYEDSPQSDVNLSATRWSGCLPTPATSVCTSEEVLHSLSLSAATAFVAGSVPEMVLRLCSSGDAATPPLACCSRSECSEGDSLLANSFEGANETQSPSEDTPGPLSTPRQVSGATGTPAGLWSPSLCRENAEGGTVSSGAPITPLRETTSTAAAAKLPIKTSQARQQYQLTQKMKSKP from the coding sequence ATGCTGCAGGAGGGAGCTGTGGAAACGGCGCCGTCATCCCAAGTACACCACCCCGAAGTCTCTGCAACGGTGTCTTGCGGTAGCGCTGTCGACCACTCCGTACCTGTTAGTGTGTCTGTCTCCATATCCGCTGTTGAGGCTTCAGCGAGTGCGAAATCCTCACCACATCGGGAGCCCCGCAGCAGTAGCACCAACAGTCCCAAAGAACTGAGGCGTAGTCAACGATGCTACGAAGGTGCTAAACCGTGCGAGGTCTTTTCTACGCCACCCATGCATGAAGCGGTCAGTaatgaagagaagcagctctctctcctgcatGGACGGTTGGCCTGCAGCTCTGACATGCAGCTGCGAGCCACGCAGGCAGTCTGCACATGTATGCCTGCGCCAAATGAACACATGGAGATCGTTCCTCTCCTCACCTCACAGTCACCGGTGGAGTCGCTATACTCGAGTAAccccgccgcagctgcctctATTTCCACTTTAGATGACCCCTCGAAGATTACGATGGCATCCGTGTCATCACTCAGTCTCAACGACGATAGCAGCATGGACAGCGAGTTGCACTTGCGCACCAACTCACTAGTGTATTACAGTCCGCATATCCACCTTGACGCCAGCGTTGAGAGCCTTGAGACGGACGCTGCACTGCACAGAAGTCACGCAGTGATCTCGTCCCCTACTTCATGCTTGCACGCGTCCTCCGTGGTTGCGCCATGTGCGGGAGTATCGTCCCCTCTTAGCTCTCAGGCCAGAGAATCAATGACGCTGACGAAGCTGCGAGTAGAGTCCCCCTGCGGTGAAGGCAGTCGAAGCTCGTCACCTACTGTCATGCCTGGCGACGCTTCCTGTATCATCTCTGACACATTCGCGCCGACCCCGGAAAAGCCTGATCGCCTTCCGCTGCGTACGTTGACCAGTGAGGAGGGAGCTTGCGTGCCGCCGCTTAGCACTCCCACCACAACGCAGCACACTGTCCCACCAACTACGACAACCCAGGTAGCGAAGCAAGCAGTAAACGCTAAGGGCGGTGTCATCCCAACTGTGCCGGCGATTTCCCTCCCCGTCGCTCGCTCTGCCCCCATTAGCGATTCAGAACGTAGCCTGACCAGCATCCCTGTTCTCGGGTACGGCCCGCGCAGCACCCCCAACGCCTGCTCCTTGGCTTCTGCTCGCTCGTGCCGCTCCGCCCGGTCAGCGCGTCACTCCAATCGCTACAGCAGCACACTGCGCAACGACGTGCCAGATCTGAAAGAGCTTTTTCCTACTTTGCCCGAGGAGCTGTACATCGCGCGTGATCGACTGTGTATCTCTCACGATAGAAAGCGGCGACTCGGGTCTGGCGCCTACGGCATCGTGCAACAAGCTGAGCTCTACCCCCCAGGTGTCGAGGTCCCGCGCATCTTCACGCCGACGACAGAAAGTCTTGCGAGCGCGTCGATTGCCAGCACGCCGAGATTCTCGCCAGCCAACGGATGCGTCTCCACGCACAGCTTCTCATCCATCGCCGCTGCTATCGGAGTCAGCGAGAATGTGGGTGGGGTCAGCAACAGTGTCCACTGTGGGGCCGAGCAGACGAGTGGACCCGGGACTATTGTGCCGGTCGCCGAAACGAGCGGTCACACCCACTTGGGTGCGGTGTCGATgttcagcagcaacagcatcaCCCCCGCGGAGCTAccgctgcaccagcagccgTACAACGAGCAGACCGCATTGTTCTACAACAGCCTTGGTCCCGGAGTTCGATGGAGCAGCGCGGTGGAGTTCGTGAAGGATCCGTCTTGGGCGCGCGCGCCGAGCTTAAGCGACAGTCCGACACCGAACGTGACTGCGGTGCAGTCCACCGTGCTGTCGGCGCCGTCAGCCTCCCATGAGACACCGGTGTTCGGTGCAGTGAGCCCCGCTTCGCCCGCGACTCCGTCcagccctcctctctcccctttctttgATAGGCCCCTGCGCCGTGAGACCACTGCGGTGACCCCAATGGACTTCAGCGGCCAGATGCAGGGTGACCTTCAGCTGCCGGCGGGGCTGGAGCTACGCTTGGGTCAAACTGCTGGCTTGTGTGCGGACTCGCTGACGTCATCGCCTGTCCTCCCCGGCCATCCCCGCGGTAGCgaccacagcgccgccacagcggcggaCAACACAGACGACAGCACGGTGCGCAGAAGTATATGCGAGGAAAGAAGGGACTGCCCCACTAGCGTTTTAGTGTCTGCGCGTCCGGCTAGGGCCGAGGGGGATGCGGTCGAAGGAGAGACCGAGCCGGACATGGAATGCACCGTGACCTCCAGCACCGGCAGGCAAACACTTGAGTCTCCGCTCTCGCCGATAGAGAAAGGCTACACctaccgcagcagcaccatgcGTGTGGGGCATCGCGTCGCAAGCGAGCATGAAGACGAGAGTGAGGGGTCGAGGCCCCGCACCTACGCTTCCTTTACTTCCCCAACTACCCGGTGCGACTCCCTAGACACTGCACTAACTGCTGCCACAGAGGGAAGGCAGACGTCCCGCTGCGAGACGGTAGTGCCCCCGGTCACGGTGGATGTGTCTCTGCACTGCACTTTGTCGCAAACCCCAAATCTTGTCTCCTCCAAGCTCGTTAACGATGTCGACGCGGCTGATCACACGGCGCAAGCAGTAGCAATGGTTGGAGCTGACACAAACGACaaggcgcaggtggagggTTATTGCTGTCCGCCAAACGTACTTCCCTGTGCAGTTGTGAAGGAGAACTCTTGCATCGACGCGCCACCGGCAGTCGTGGCACCTGCCCAAGTGATCTACATACGCCCAAGCGATCCCCTCAGCACAGTCGGGCGGTGCGCCACAGAGCTAACTACGGTGGGGGAtagggaagaagggaaagaggatgAGCCTGCGGAGAAGACGAGTGCGGGACTGGAGAGCCAAGGCACAGAGGTGCGGCGGCAAGGCATACAAGAGAGTCGGGAGGTGAGCGGGGCCTCTTTTCTGATGAGAGTCAGCTGCCCCGAGCTCCAGCTCACGTGTGATGGCGCAGGGGATGAGATGCTGGCGCCGACGGCACAGCAGGCGATCAAGCGGACCGTGCAGGCGGCCCGTGAGGAGCACCGGCGCACAGTGAATCAgacggaggagatggagcaACAACCGGGAGCAGGACTTTCCCTTAGACGAAGGGGGCAtggcagcagctctgcgagGTTGGTGGTGCAAGATGAAGCGCGGTCCGATGGTGAGGGTGCAACAGCGATTTCCACCGATGTCGTagtgacggcagcggcgcagaaggCGGAGCGGGCGACGCAGCGCTTTACGCACCTCAGCACAGGTACCCCAACTCTAACCTCAGCCCCTACGGCGAAAGGCACAAACACCGGCTTTTTTGACTCCCTCACCCATGTGCGAGGTGGCGCCGGTGCCAGTGAGACCCTTGGGGGGCAGGTGGCTCCCGGCAGCATCTCCAGCTCATTGATTTCAGGCAGTACGATTCtcaccggtgctgccgctaccACGTCGACAGTGTCCGCGACATCCACATTGAGGCCAGGGAGCCTTGGTGGCGTGCTTCTGTCGAGCGGCATTACCAACCCGTTGCAATCTTCCTTTGACTTTTCGCGTAACCCGATCGCTCGCTATGACGTGAACTCGTCGATGATGTCCGACGCACTTTCCAACGGCACTGTTCCGTTCCGCTCGGTCGCCACCAAAGTGATTGAGAAGATGGACCTCGCCCGCAATACCATGAAGCTGAACGCATTCCACAACGAGCTGCGCATGGCAAGTCGGCTCCACCATCCATGTCTGGTGAACGTCTTCGGCGTTGCCGAGGATGCGGCGAACTTCTACCTTGTCATGGACCTCGCGGAGAAGGGCAACTTGGCACAGTATCAGGAGCAGTTTGGGGTAGGGGCCACACGCGAGATGGCGCCGCGATTCATGGCAGACGTCGTACTTGCCCTAGAGTACCTTCGCGACGGGTCGCAACACTCGTACTGGATGACGCCATCCCACGACAGCGCAGGGGACATTCTGCTGCACGACCGCAGTCGCAGCACATCCCGGAAGGTCGGGATAAGAGGGGCCACAGGCGCGGCAAGCACCATGGAGCCACACGGCTTCTCCGACTCCACGTGCCTGCATTCCTCATATCAGGACAGCGAAAggactgcagcggcagcggcgccgaagGGACTGGCGCTGTGTGCTTCGATCACTCcactgccgtcgcagccTACCGGCGAGACTGAAGGCACTGGTGACATTGGAGAGGATATGTGTAGTAGCACCTCAGTCCTGGGGCTGGCTTGGCAAGAGTCGCTGTGTGAGCCATCAGAATTGCCTTCGCACACCTCTTCCATAGCTTTCGGACATGAACCccctgcgcctcctcacgCCCTCACTTTCCCACGGCAGCAGAGCGATACCGGCGGGTTCCTCGCGCTGCAGGACAGCATCATAGTGCACCGCGATCTCAAGCCGGAAAACCTGTTGCTCACATGGGACTTTCACGTGAAGCTGGCCGACTTTGGCGATGCGTGCTTCTatggcgacgacgaggcgaACAACTTTGGTGGGACACCGTCCTACATCTCCccggaggtggtggcgcgtTGCAAGGCGAGTCCGTACAGCGACTTGTGGGCCCTGGGCTGTGTGCTGTACGAGCTTCTGGTGGGCGAGCGACTCTTCTCCGGCTCGCTGGTCGAGGTGGGCAATGCTGTGCAGAAGTTCAAACCCGAGTCGCTCGTGTTTCCTGACCTGCTGATGTCCAAGACGGCGAATTCGTCAGGtgcagaggggaagggggcccAGGGAAGAGGCAGCGGAGCTGGGGCCGCTATCTCGGAAGCGGCCAAGGACTTGGTCAGGCAGCTCCTTCAGCCGGTGCCTGAGGAGCGCCTTGGGTCGGCGGAGCGCGGCGGCTTTGATGCCCTCAAGGCACATTCCTTCTTTGCGGAGATAAACTGGGAGAAAGTGCTGCAGACGTCCAACATGACGACCACTAACACCAACTACACGGCAGAACTGGCCGAGTACCTTGAGCCGGCGGAGATGATGGTGTACTGTTCCCCGGTGAAGTTGTTGCCGAACGTGGAGGGGGGTAGTTGCAAAGAGTACCTGAATGgcaaaggcagcagcaccaactcCCGTAACACCCAAGGCATGCTGGTGATGGTGCTCACGGATGCGCCGCGGCTGTTTCTGGTAAACCCTGATCTGGACATGGTGCAGCTTGAGATTCCCTGGTCGATGGAGCTACACGTCCGTGTCCTGCGCGCCGAGTGCTTCACCATCACTGTCCCCGTCAGTGATGCCCTCAGATCTCTCTTGACGCCGGCTCCAGAGtcaccgctgtcgccgaAGACAACATCGGGGACAAATCCGATGCtctcgagcagcagcttcagTGCAGCTACGGCAAGTATGATCACCTGCACCTTTTTCGACTTCAACCGGCGCGCCGACTTGTGGGGTGTTAAGATCCATCACGTGCAGTCGATGTGCTCCGAGAGGCCGGCACCGGGCAGTGCGGCCTGGGCGAGTCTGTCACGCCACCATTCCCCCCCAGCGATCCCCATGGCTGGCGAGGGATCTCATTTTCCGCTGTTTGttgcctcctctccgccgcagccgcagaacCAGAAGTGCCGTGGCACCTTCACCCCTTCCCCATATTCAGGCAGTGGCTGcttgcagccgcagcgcgggACCCCTTGCACCATGCGGACTGGCAGTCTCGGTAACATGACGATTTCCAGCAGTGAGCACAGCATTGGTGCGCCACGCAGTTGCGCAGAGCTGAGCAGCTACGCGTGTGGCGGTGCCTTGTCAGCGCGCATCACGCCGGTAGCTCGTGCACGTTTCGCTCCCTCCgcccactgcagcaccgtctccCCGTCGTCCGCCTTCACTGTGAGCAacagtgctgcagcagcgacaccagGTGCGTCATCAGTCATGTTACGCTCATCTGATTTGGTACAGCCGCCGTCGTGCATAGGAGCGGCTCTCCCGTCTCGTCAGCGCCGCTCGAATATCGTGACCGTGACGATTGCGTCCTCAATCGCGAACGACCCACCCCGCGGCTTTCTCCACACCTCGAGGGTAAATGTAGGCAGCACCGAGAGCACTAGTGGCCCAAAGTCACTCCTCGGCTTTGGCTGTACGAAGACCGAGATGTGGGTGGGGCATGCTACCCCTCCTGCACTGTGCAATACCACCAACACCTCTCCCAACACCACTGGAGTCTCTACGACGAGTACGATCATCATTCCTGTTTGTTATGAGGACTCACCGCAGTCTGATGTGAATCTGAGTGCGACACGCTGGAGTGGCTGCTTGCCGACGCCTGCAACTTCGGTGTGCACTTCGGAAGAGGTCTTGCATTCCTTGAGTTTATCAGCTGCGACGGCTTTTGTGGCTGGATCGGTACCGGAAATGGTGCTGAGGCTATGCAGCAGTGGTGACGCTGCCACACCACCTctggcgtgctgcagccggTCTGAATGTAGTGAGGGTGACAGTCTTCTGGCCAACAGCTTCGAAGGCGCCAACGAGACACAGAGCCCAAGCGAGGACACCCCAGGTCCTTTGAGCACGCCAAGGCAGGTTAGCGGGGCCACCGGGACCCCAGCTGGCTTGTGGTCGCCGAGTCTTTGCCGAGAAAACGCGGAGGGAGGCACAGttagcagcggcgcacctaTCACTCCGTTAAGGGAGACAACAtccactgcagctgccgctaAATTGCCGATCAAGACGTCGCAGGCGCGTCAGCAGTATCAGCTGACGCAGAAGATGAAGAGCAAGCCATAa